In Lampris incognitus isolate fLamInc1 chromosome 20, fLamInc1.hap2, whole genome shotgun sequence, one genomic interval encodes:
- the txn gene encoding thioredoxin, whose product MIPEIEDLESFNAALEEAGDKLVVVDFTAAWCGPCQQIGPIFLAMSKKPENKNVIFLKVDVDEAQDVASHCGIKCMPTFFFYKKGEKVDEFSGSNSEKLEQKVVMLRT is encoded by the exons ATGATCCCCGAAATCGAAGATTTG GAGTCCTTCAATGCAGCCCTGGAAGAGGCTGGAGACAAACTGGTGGTGGTGGACTTCACAGCCGCGTGGTGTGGGCCCTGTCAACAGATCGGCCCTATATTCCTT GCCATGTCAAAGAAACCAGAAAACAAGAACGTTATTTTCCTAAAGGTGGATGTGGACGAGGCGCAG GACGTGGCGTCACATTGTGGAATCAAATGCATGCCCACATTCTTCTTCTACAAGAAAGGAGAGAAG GTGGACGAGTTCTCCGGAAGCAACAGTGAAAAGCTTGAGCAGAAAGTGGTCATGCTGAGGACATGA